From the Malus domestica chromosome 17, GDT2T_hap1 genome, one window contains:
- the LOC103404216 gene encoding uncharacterized protein produces the protein MADYHFVYKDLEGASTQWDDIQRKLGNLPEKPPPFKPPKFTPAQDEASLPKDKSWIDEKSEQDLEDLEDNPDLDDDRFLEEYRKKRLAELREAAKVARFGSVVPISGSDFVREVSQAPPDVWVVVILYKEGIAECGVLMQCMEDLATKYPATKFVKIISTDCIPNYPDRNVPTVLVYNSGNVKANYVGLQSFGRRCTPEGVALLLCQSDPVLNDGLSGNDRSRQAVIDGVRRRFIEKVVTEHEDVDDGSSSD, from the exons atggcgGACTATCACTTTGTGTACAAGGACTTGGAGGGAGCATCGACTCAGTGGGACGACATACAGAGAAAGCTCGGGAACCTTCCCGAGAAGCCACCGCCGTTCAAGCCGCCGAAGTTCACACCGGCTCAGGACGAAGCCTCCCTTCCCAAAGACAAGTCCTGGATCGATGAGAAATCCGAGCAGGACCTCGAAGACCTCGAGGACAATCCCGATCTCGACGACGATCGCTTCCTCGAAGAATACAG GAAGAAGAGGCTGGCGGAGCTGAGAGAAGCAGCCAAAGTTGCAAGGTTCGGATCGGTGGTGCCGATTTCGGGATCGGATTTCGTGCGGGAGGTGTCTCAGGCGCCGCCGGATGTCTGGGTGGTTGTGATTTTGTACAAAGAAGGAATCGCCGAGTGCGGGGTTTTGATGCAGTGTATGGAAGATTTGGCGACGAAATATCCCGCTACAAAATTCGTCAAGATAATATCGACGGACTGCATTCCGAACTACCCTGATCGGAATGTTCCGACTGTTTTAGTATACAACAGTGGGAATGTCAAAGCTAACTACGTCGGCTTGCAGAGCTTTGGCCGCAGATGCACACCTGAAG GTGTGGCATTACTTCTGTGCCAATCAGATCCTGTACTTAATGATGGCCTGAGTGGAAATGATCGGTCGAGGCAAGCTGTGATCGATGGAGTTCGCAGGAGGTTTATAGAGAAGGTTGTGACAGAGCATGAAGACGTTGATGATGGGTCCTCGAGCGATTAG
- the LOC103404215 gene encoding COP9 signalosome complex subunit 3 gives MEPVQALVANTQGLSSSGDILHLHALLKQAQELLYAESTRLLPVLDQLDPAKHSLGYLYILEACSSGSISKEQASALVLPIARFINSCAAEQIRLQPDKFISVCKRFKDQVMLIEAPLRGVAPMLTAIRKIQASSEHLTSLHPEFLLLCLLSKSYKAGYSILDDDIFEVDQPRDLFLYCYYGGMICIGQKRFRKALELLHNVVTSPMTVVNAIAVEAYKKHILVSLIHNWNFSTSLPKYTSSVAQRNLKNFCQPYIEFANCYVSGKIVDLEALVDKYREKYENDNNLGLVKQVISSMYKRNIQRLTQTYLTLSLQDIANSVQLNSAKEAEMHVLRMIEDGEIFATINQKDGMVRFLEDPEQYKTCHMIEHIDSSIQRIMALSRKLTAIDETITSDPLFLSKTGRERHRFDFDDFDGVPQKFNI, from the exons ATGGAGCCCGTGCAAGCTCTGGTGGCGAACACCCAAGGGCTTTCGAGCTCAGGCGACATCCTGCACCTTCACGCCCTTCTGAAGCAAGCGCAGGAGTTGCTCTACGCCGAGTCGACTCGGTTGCTTCCCGTTCTCGACCAGCTCGACCCTGCCAAGCACTCTCTCGGATACCTCTACATCCT GGAGGCATGCTCATCTGGTTCGATTTCAAAGGAGCAGGCGAGTGCGTTGGTCTTGCCCATTGCCAGATTTATCAATTCCTGTGCTGCAGAGCAGATTCGTTTGCAGCCTGATAAAT TCATATCTGTTTGCAAGAGGTTCAAAGATCAAGTTATGCTAATTGAAGCACCATTGCGAGGTGTGGCACCGATGCTGACAGCCATTCGGAAAATTCAGGCCTCCTCGGAACACTTGACTTCTTTGCATCCagagtttcttcttctttgtttgttgtCAAAATCCTATAAAGCTGGATATTCTATTTTAGATGATGACATATTTGAGGTTGATCAGCCAAGGGATCTTTTTCTCTATTGCTATTACGG GGGGATGATATGCATAGGACAAAAGCGTTTTCGCAAAGCGTTGGAGCTTCTTCACAAT GTTGTAACGTCTCCAATGACTGTTGTTAATGCTATAGCTGTCGAAGCGTACAAAAAGCATATATTGGTTTCACTCATTCACAATTGGAAT TTCTCTACCAGTCTTCCTAAATACACCTCTTCAGTAGCTCAGAGGAATCTAAAGAACTTTTGTCAG CCCTACATTGAATTTGCAAACTGCTATGTCAGTGGAAAAATTGTAGATTTGGAGGCATTGGTTGACAAATACAGGGAAAAGTATGAAAAT GACAACAATCTTGGACTGGTGAAGCAGGTTATATCTTCCATGTATAAGCGAAACATTCAGAGACTGACTCAGACATACTTGACTCTTTCCCTTCAAGACATAGCCAACAGCGTTCAACTAAACAGCGCTAAGGAAGCAGAAATGCATGTGCTACGAATG ATTGAAGATGGTGAGATATTCGCAACAATTAACCAGAAGGATGGAATGGTTAGATTTCTTGAGGATCCTGAGCAATATAAAACCTGTCACATGATTGAACATATTGACTCATCAATACAGAG GATAATGGCACTATCAAGGAAGCTGACTGCTATTGATGAAACCATCACATCCGATCCTTTGTTCCTGTCAAAG ACTGGAAGAGAGCGGCATAGATTTGACTTCGATGATTTTGATGGCGTCCCCCAGAAGTTTAACATATGA
- the LOC103404213 gene encoding kelch repeat-containing protein At3g27220-like, whose translation MTRFTAPDQTHHSPFYAAKWAVLTSCAVLLGVALAADFLWASSSYSSSAYSLIASNLVLDKAGTFVVPDATANEANVKGVVKERKERAPQRLLSGTFADIAAPELPWEPMPPAPVPRLDGASAQIKNLFYVFAGYGTIDYVHSHVDIFNFTDNTWVGRLDTPKEMAHSHLGVITDGRYIFVVSGQYGPQCRGPTARTFVLDTETKKWSSLPPLPSPRYAPATQLWRGRLHVMGGSKENRHTPGTEHWSLGVKDGKALEKVWRKEVPIPRGGPHRACVVYNDRLFVIGGQEGDFMPKPGSPIFKCSRRHEVVYGDVYMLDDEMKWKVLPPMPKPDSHIESSWVLVNNSIIITGGTTEKNPVTKRMILVGEVFQFRLDNMTWSVIGRLPYRIKTTCTGFWNGYLYFTSGQRDRGPDNPQPRQVLGDMFRAKLHL comes from the exons ATGACAAGATTTACGGCCCCAGATCAAACTCATCATTCTCCTTTTTACGCGGCCAAATGGGCAGTTCTCACATCTTGCGCGGTTCTGCTCGGAGTGGCGCTCGCTGCAGATTTCCTCTGGGCTTCTTCTTCCTATTCTTCCTCTGCGTATTCCTTGATTGCTTCTAATTTGGTGCTTGATAAAGCTGGGACCTTTGTTGTACCAGATGCCACCGCCAATGAAGCTAATGTG AAAGGAGTtgtgaaagaaagaaaggaacgTGCTCCGCAGAGATTATTGTCTGGAACTTTTGCTGATATAGCTGCACCTGAATTACCATGGGAGCCTATGCCACCAGCACCCGTGCCTCGTCTAGACGGAGCTTCAGCACAGATTAAGAATCTCTTTTACGTGTTTGCGGGATATGGAACCATTGACTAT GTGCACTCTCATGTCGATATATTCAATTTCACTGACAACACATGGGTGGGAAGGTTGGATACTCCGAAAGAGATGGCGCATTCCCATTTGGGAGTGATCACTGATGGAAGATACATATTTGTGGTATCAGGCCAATATGGTCCTCAATGCCGAGGGCCTACAGCTCGTACATTTGTGCTGGACACGGAGACAAAGAAATGGAGCAGTTTGCCCCCATTACCTTCACCTAG GTATGCTCCAGCAACTCAACTGTGGAGAGGCAGACTCCACGTGATGGGTGGCAGCAAGGAAAACCGCCATACTCCCGGCACAGAGCACTGGAGTCTTGGTGTGAAGGATGGAAAAGCATTGGAGAAAGTGTGGCGGAAAGAAGTACCCATACCACGCGGGGGACCTCACAG GGCTTGCGTAGTGTACAATGATCGCCTTTTCGTAATTGGTGGTCAAGAGGGTGATTTTATGCCCAAGCCTGGGTCACCAATTTTCAAATGTTCACGCAGGCACGAG GTGGTTTACGGCGATGTTTATATGCTGGATGACGAAATGAAATGGAAAGTTTTACCTCCTATGCCAAAACCAGACTCTCACATAGAGAGCTCTTGGGTTCTTGTCAACAATTCTATCATCATCACCGGCGGGACAACAGAAAAGAACCCGGTGACCAAAAGGATGATCCTCGTAGGCGAGGTCTTCCAATTTCGCTTGGACAACATG ACTTGGTCAGTGATCGGAAGGCTTCCCTACCGGATAAAAACCACGTGCACCGGTTTCTGGAACGGTTACTTGTATTTCACGTCTGGACAGCGGGACAGGGGACCGGATAATCCACAGCCTAGGCAGGTCCTTGGAGATATGTTTAGGGCCAAGTTGCATTTGTAG
- the LOC103404214 gene encoding uncharacterized protein encodes MELSPPHHRCICLETVRSSSSSHRPLLVSISPRKTRLLWSVPSLRSIRRRNLCSASSSETLVGSRKEDGGKHRQVVSKKDEEEDLKSWMHKNGLPPCKVVLKEKPSYDEKLRPIHYVAASEDLEVGDVAFSVPDSLVVTLKRVLGNETLAELLTTNKLSELACLALYLMYEKKQGKKSFWYPYIRELDRQRGRGQLAVESPLLWSEAELAYLTGSPTKADVHARAKGIKREYNELDTVWFMAGSLFQQYPYDIPTDAFPFEIFKQAFVAVQSCVVHLQKVSLAQRFALVPLGPPLLAYGSNCRAMLTAIDGAVQLVVDRPYKAGESIAVWCGPQPNSKLLINYGFVDEDNSYDRLVVEAALNTEDPQYQDKRMVAQGNGKLSVQTFQVYAGKEKETVFDMLPYLRLGYVSDPSEMQSVISSQGPICPVSPCMERAVLDQLADYFRTRLAGYPTTLSEDESLLEDANLNPKKRVATQLIRLEKKMLHACLKVVVDLIDRLPDDTVSPCPAPYAPSLK; translated from the exons ATGGAGCTCAGTCCTCCGCACCACCGGTGCATTTGCTTGGAGACTGTTCGctcgtcctcctcctctcacCGCCCTCTACTCGTTTCAATTTCGCCTCGGAAGACCAGGCTCCTCTGGTCCGTACCTTCTCTCAGATCGATTCGCCGGAGAAATCTGTGCTCCGCCTCCAGCTCCGAGACGTTGGTTGGGTCGCGGAAGGAGGACGGCGGCAAGCACCGTCAGGTCGTGAGCAAGAAAGACGAGGAGGAAGACTTGAAATCTTGGATGCACAAGAACGGGCTGCCTCCTTGCAAGGTCGTGCTCAAGGAGAAACCTTCCTACGACGAGAAGCTCCGGCCCATTCATTACGTTGCTGCAAGCGAAGATCTTGAG GTTGGTGATGTTGCATTTTCGGTGCCGGATTCCTTAGTTGTGACTCTGAAGAGAGTGTTAGGGAACGAAACACTTG CCGAATTATTAACTACGAACAAATTATCGGAATTGGCATGCTTGGCATTGTATCTGATGTATGAGAAGAAACAAGGAAAGAAGTCATTTTGGTATCCCTATATAAGAGAGCTTGATCGTCAGCGAGGGAGGGGTCAGTTAGCGGTGGAGTCACCCCTTTTATGGTCAGAGGCGGAACTGGCTTATCTTACAGGAAGCCCCACAAAG GCTGATGTTCATGCAAGGGCCAAAGGAATTAAAAGGGAATATAACGAGCTTGACACGGTCTGGTTTATGGCTGGTTCCCTATTTCAG CAATACCCATATGACATTCCTACGGATGCCTTCCCTTTTGAGATATTCAAACAAGCTTTTGTTGCGGTTCAGTCTTGTGTGGTGCATTTGCAG AAAGTTAGTTTGGCTCAAAGATTTGCTTTGGTTCCTCTTGGGCCCCCATTGTTAGCTTATGGAAGCAACTGTAGGGCAATGTTGACAGCTATTGATGGCGCTGTTCAACTAGTGGTCGATAGGCCATATAAAGCAGGGGAGTCTATTGCTGTTTG GTGTGGACCACAGCCCAATTCAAAGTTGCTTATAAACTATGGTTTTGTTGATGAAGATAATTCTTATGACCGTTTGGTGGTTGAG GCAGCTTTGAATACCGAGGATCCACAATACCAAGATAAAAGAATGGTTGCACAAGGAAATGGAAAACTATCGGTACAAACTTTTCAG GTATACGCgggaaaggaaaaggaaacaGTCTTCGATATGCTTCCCTATCTGCGACTGGgctatgtttcagatccttcagagatgcagtctgttatctcttctCAAGGTCCAATTTGTCCG GTGAGTCCTTGTATGGAACGAGCAGTGTTGGACCAACTTGCTGATTATTTTAGAACGCGGCTGGCTGGCTATCCAACTACATTGAGTGAAGATGAGTCTTTG TTGGAAGACGCGAATTTGAATCCAAAGAAGCGAGTTGCTACACAGCTTATCAGACTCGAAAAGAAAATGCTCCATGCATGCCTGAAGGTGGTAGTTGATTTGATAGACCGGTTACCAGATGACACTGTATCACCATGCCCGGCACCTTATGCCCCTTCTTTGAAGTAA
- the LOC103404217 gene encoding uncharacterized protein, producing MAGQAAAAFSGNMKRALAGLRRIDLDGLRWKVFDAKGQVLGRLAAQISTVIQGKDKPTYAPNRDDGDMCIVLNAKDVCVTGRKMTDKVYYWHTGYVGHLKQRNLKDQFAKDPTEVIRKAVMRMLPRNKLRDDRDRKLRIFAGDEHPFADRPLEPYLMPPRNVREMRPRARRAMVRAQKKAEQQQLDAGDPRRGRKKDRAEVTA from the exons ATGGCGGGCCAAGCAGCTGCCGCGTTTAGTGGCAACATGAAG AGAGCTCTTGCTGGCCTGAGACGCATTGATCTTGACGGTCTGCGGTGGAAAGTTTTCGATGCGAAGGGCCAG GTTCTTGGAAGACTAGCAGCTCAAATATCTACAGTGATTCAAGGAAAGGATAAACCAACATACGCTCCAAACCGAGATGATGGCGATATGTGCATTGTGCTTAACGCGAAGGATGTTTGTGTCACGGGGAGAAAAATGACCGATAAGGTTTATTATTGGCATACTGG GTATGTGGGTCACCTCAAGCAAAGGAATTTGAAGGATCAGTTTGCTAAAGATCCTACAGAAGTCATTCGCAAAGCTGTTATGCGCATGCTGCCGAGGAACAAACTGCGCGAT GATAGAGATAGGAAGCTGAGGATATTTGCTGGCGATGAACATCCCTTCGCTGACAGGCCCCTTGAACCATACCTGATGCCCCCTCGGAATGTAAGGGAAATGCGACCCCGTGCAAGACGAGCCATGGTCCGTGCTCAGAAAAAGGCTGAACAGCAACAACTGGATGCCGGTGATCCACGGAGGGGGAGGAAGAAAGATAGAGCGGAAGTAACCGCATGA